From one Rhodothermales bacterium genomic stretch:
- the holB gene encoding DNA polymerase III subunit delta' codes for MAWSSIIGQERAVDVMRRGLEQQRLAHAYLFYGPEGSGKRAAAIELAKALQCERDQPEACGECLPCQKVARLIHPDVQVLFPYPGDVDETEVAERLRLLAENPYAVIDFIRRPFLNDASKVSNKQAIYTVARMHQELRRSMSFKPVEGRHKVAILTDVEFMRVEAANAFLKLLEEPSPRTVFILITSRTDKLLPTILSRCQRLRFDPLSNEAIAAALESRAQMPPDAAKMLARMSNGSYSAALELAGNEELLAHREQVVEFMRLAYTGHIDKLSDRIVSLGALGRERLKGWLILLMSWIRDLLLFRHQREQALLVNSDQGETIQKFCDGVPRANLEAMIGYVEEAMALIGRNTHVSLTLTVLALSLHNAMHGRPVERLYVPLASPEEALS; via the coding sequence ATGGCCTGGAGTTCGATAATCGGTCAGGAACGCGCCGTCGATGTGATGCGGCGCGGCCTGGAGCAACAGCGCCTCGCGCACGCCTATCTCTTTTATGGCCCGGAAGGCAGCGGAAAACGCGCTGCCGCCATCGAGCTGGCGAAGGCCCTGCAATGCGAACGCGATCAGCCGGAAGCCTGCGGGGAATGCCTCCCCTGCCAGAAAGTGGCGCGGCTGATCCATCCCGACGTGCAGGTGCTGTTCCCCTACCCGGGCGACGTCGACGAAACGGAAGTGGCCGAGCGCCTGCGTTTGCTGGCCGAAAACCCGTATGCGGTAATCGATTTTATCCGCCGGCCGTTCCTCAACGACGCCTCCAAGGTGTCGAACAAGCAGGCGATCTACACGGTGGCGCGCATGCACCAGGAACTGCGCCGCTCGATGAGTTTCAAGCCGGTGGAGGGCCGGCACAAAGTGGCGATCCTGACCGACGTCGAGTTCATGCGCGTCGAAGCCGCCAATGCCTTCCTCAAATTGCTCGAAGAACCGTCGCCGCGGACCGTCTTCATCCTGATCACGTCGCGCACGGACAAACTATTGCCCACCATCCTGTCCCGGTGCCAGCGGCTGCGTTTCGACCCGCTCTCGAACGAGGCCATCGCCGCCGCGCTGGAAAGCCGGGCGCAGATGCCGCCCGACGCCGCGAAGATGCTCGCCCGCATGTCGAACGGTTCGTATTCGGCCGCACTCGAACTCGCCGGCAACGAGGAACTCCTCGCCCATCGCGAGCAGGTCGTCGAATTCATGCGGCTGGCCTACACCGGGCACATCGACAAGCTGTCCGACCGCATCGTGAGCCTCGGCGCCCTCGGCCGCGAACGCCTCAAGGGATGGCTCATCCTCCTGATGAGCTGGATCCGCGATTTGCTGCTGTTCCGCCATCAGCGCGAACAGGCCCTGCTCGTCAACAGCGACCAGGGCGAGACGATCCAGAAATTCTGTGATGGCGTGCCGCGGGCAAACCTGGAGGCCATGATCGGGTATGTAGAGGAAGCGATGGCCCTCATCGGGCGGAATACGCACGTGTCCCTGACGCTGACGGTGCTGGCGCTTTCGCTGCATAACGCGATGCACGGCCGGCCCGTCGAGCGCCTCTACGTACCGCTCGCTTCGCCCGAGGAGGCGCTCAGCTAG
- a CDS encoding elongation factor G, whose amino-acid sequence MKVYDVEHIRNIALVGHQGSGKTMLTEAMLLNSGAVQRMGSIAEGTTVSDYHPSEKERQMSVFSSLVHVDNNGVKLNVLDVPGYPDFVGEMIMALKVADTAVFVINAAEGIQVGTETAWKEAEEHGIPAMFVLNQLDRSEANFRDLVGQIRERFGRGAAVVQLPAGPGSRGIIDVLLMKQLTFGAGKGEVKVGEIDPAFKEEADQLHNELIESIAENDETLMERYFEQGSLSEDEMRHGLHVEMLKRQLFPIFIASATENIGVSRLMQFIANVCPSPIEMPPAATDSGDPVKTTSDGPPVAFVYRTMAEAHVGEYSFFRVYSGVLEQGMDLENAQTGATERLGQLYAINGHERDQVAKMFAGDIGALVKLKNTHSNNTLRAKGSNVAIKGITFPEPRYVTAVRPQKQGEEDKLAQGLHALSNEDPSLVVTLDPHLSQMLLGGQGEMHLAIAQFRLKNRFGVDMEYIKPRISYRETIQNTARAAYRHKKQTGGAGQFADISLLVEPYNGDFKPPADISVRGETVLETAWGAKLHFVDAIVGGVIDMRRFAGSIQKGILEAMQRGPIAGYPVGDVRVVIFDGSMHAVDSNDAAFKTAGRMGFRDAFRQAQPVILEPICTLEVMVPGAYTGEVMGDLNVRRGRIQGIEGEGVLQKIVAQVPEAELYRYATILRSMTQGRGLHKASFLQYEPMPRNIQDKVTKEAEEEVEA is encoded by the coding sequence ATGAAGGTTTACGACGTTGAACACATCCGCAACATCGCGTTGGTAGGGCATCAGGGGAGTGGCAAGACGATGCTGACCGAAGCGATGCTGCTAAATAGCGGCGCGGTCCAGCGCATGGGCTCGATAGCGGAAGGGACCACGGTCAGCGACTATCATCCGAGTGAAAAAGAGCGCCAGATGTCGGTTTTTTCGTCGCTGGTGCATGTCGACAACAACGGCGTCAAGCTGAACGTCCTCGACGTGCCGGGGTATCCGGATTTCGTGGGCGAGATGATCATGGCCCTCAAGGTGGCCGATACCGCCGTTTTTGTGATCAACGCGGCGGAAGGCATCCAGGTCGGCACGGAAACGGCCTGGAAGGAGGCGGAAGAGCATGGGATCCCGGCCATGTTCGTACTCAATCAACTCGACCGGAGCGAGGCGAACTTTCGGGACCTGGTAGGCCAGATCCGGGAACGGTTCGGACGCGGCGCCGCCGTGGTGCAACTGCCCGCCGGCCCCGGCTCGCGCGGGATCATCGATGTGCTCCTCATGAAGCAGCTCACCTTCGGCGCGGGCAAAGGGGAGGTGAAGGTCGGCGAGATCGATCCGGCTTTTAAGGAGGAAGCCGATCAACTCCACAACGAACTGATCGAGAGCATCGCCGAAAACGATGAGACGCTGATGGAGCGGTACTTCGAACAGGGCTCGCTGTCGGAGGATGAGATGCGGCACGGCCTCCATGTCGAGATGCTCAAGCGGCAGCTCTTCCCGATTTTTATCGCGAGCGCCACGGAGAACATCGGGGTCAGCCGGCTCATGCAGTTCATCGCCAACGTGTGCCCCTCGCCGATCGAGATGCCGCCGGCCGCGACGGATTCCGGCGATCCGGTCAAAACGACCAGCGACGGCCCGCCGGTCGCCTTCGTGTACCGCACCATGGCGGAAGCGCATGTGGGCGAGTATTCGTTCTTCCGGGTCTATTCGGGAGTGCTCGAACAGGGGATGGACCTGGAGAACGCCCAGACCGGTGCCACGGAGCGGCTCGGCCAGCTCTACGCCATCAACGGCCACGAGCGCGATCAGGTCGCCAAAATGTTCGCCGGCGATATCGGCGCGCTGGTAAAGCTGAAAAACACGCACTCCAACAACACCCTGCGCGCCAAAGGGAGCAACGTGGCGATCAAGGGCATCACCTTCCCCGAACCGCGGTACGTCACCGCCGTGCGTCCGCAGAAACAGGGCGAGGAAGACAAGCTCGCGCAGGGCCTGCACGCGCTCTCCAACGAAGACCCGTCGCTCGTGGTGACGCTGGATCCCCATCTGAGCCAGATGCTGCTCGGCGGACAGGGCGAAATGCACCTGGCCATCGCCCAGTTCAGGCTCAAGAACCGGTTCGGCGTGGACATGGAGTACATCAAACCCAGGATCTCGTACCGCGAAACCATCCAGAACACGGCGCGCGCGGCCTATCGCCACAAGAAACAAACCGGCGGCGCCGGCCAGTTCGCCGATATCTCGCTGCTTGTCGAACCCTATAACGGCGACTTCAAACCGCCGGCGGACATCTCGGTCCGCGGCGAGACGGTCCTCGAAACGGCCTGGGGGGCGAAGCTGCATTTTGTCGACGCCATCGTCGGCGGCGTGATCGACATGCGGCGGTTCGCCGGCTCGATCCAGAAAGGCATCCTCGAAGCGATGCAGCGCGGCCCGATCGCCGGCTATCCCGTGGGCGACGTCCGCGTGGTGATCTTCGACGGGAGCATGCACGCGGTCGACTCGAACGACGCGGCGTTCAAGACCGCCGGCCGGATGGGATTCCGCGACGCGTTCCGCCAGGCGCAGCCCGTCATTCTCGAGCCGATCTGCACGCTCGAAGTGATGGTGCCCGGCGCCTACACGGGGGAAGTCATGGGCGACCTCAACGTCCGCCGCGGGCGCATCCAGGGCATCGAGGGCGAAGGCGTGTTGCAGAAAATCGTCGCCCAGGTGCCCGAGGCCGAGCTGTACCGGTACGCCACGATCCTGCGTTCCATGACGCAAGGCCGCGGCCTGCACAAGGCGTCGTTCCTGCAGTACGAACCGATGCCCCGCAACATCCAGGACAAGGTCACCAAAGAAGCCGAAGAAGAGGTCGAGGCGTAG